The DNA sequence CCATATCCATTAATCCACTGATGctcagggtgttttttttttttttttttgacatggagtttcattcttgttgcccaggctagagtgcaatggtgcgatctcagctcactgcaacctctgcctcccaggttcaagtgattctcctgcctcagcctcccgagtagctgggattataggcatgcgccaccatgcctggctaattttgtatttttagcagagacagggtttctccgtgttggtcaggctggtctcgaacacctgacctcaagtgatccgcccgcctcggcctcccaaagtgctgggattacaggcgtgagccaccatgcccagccctcaggGTACTTTAATAAAGTGCTAGCTACGCAAGCCTATTCTTCCTCAAGAGTAGGTGTTCCACTTTTGAACACCTATGCCAGGCACCAGCTATAGGGCTTAAGTGAGGATGATATGTGGATATGACCACTTTCCCTGACTctacaccagtggttctcaactggggatgATTTGGCAATGTCCCTTTATGGGACATTTGgtaatgtctagagacatttgtGGTTGTGACAACTAGTGGAGGGGTATTACCTGCCTATGGTGGGTAGAGTCCAGAGATGCTACTAAGTATCCTACAATGCATAGGACAGCtgcccacaacaaagaattatctaactcaaaatgtcaatagtgttgaggttgagaaatcctcgtctaggcttggtgtggtggctcgtgcctgtaatcccagcactttgggaggccaaggcaagaggatcacttgagcccaccaggagttcaagaccagtgtaggcaatggagcgagaccccgtctctacaaaaaataaaaataaattagctgcaCTATAGTCCTTgttacacaggaggctgatgcgggagcattgcttgagcctaggaagtaagtgagctgtgatcgcactactgcactccagtctgggcaacagagtgagaccctgactcaaacaaaacaaaaaaacattgaaagacagaaagaggccggacacggtggctcaagcctgtaatcccagcactttgggaggctaaggtgggcagatcacgaggtcgggagatcgagaccatcctggctaacacggtgaaacccccgtctctactaaaaacacaaaaaaattagccgggcatagtggtcggtgcctgtagtcccagctactcgggaggctgaggcaggaggatggcatgaatccaggaggcggagcttgcagtgagccgagatcacgctactgcactccagcctgggcaacagagtgagactccatcaaaaagaaaaaagagagagagagaaggaacaaGAAATCAAACAATCAATCCTGGTTTAGATGATAACATGGAtcaggcttttttgttgttgtttttttccccagacagtctcactctgtcgcccaggctggagtgcagtgacgtgatttcggctcactgcaacctccacctcctgggttcaagcaattctcctgcctaggcctcctgagtagctgggactacaggcgcccgccaccacacctggctaattttttgtatttttagtagagacggggtttcaccgtgttagccaggatggtctcaatctcctgaccttgtgatctacctgccttggcctcccaaagtgctgggattataggcccgagccactgtgctcggcctggATCAGGTCTTTATGCCAAAATGAATCATGCAGTCTAGGCTCAGTAGGATAGTAAGGCTGTTAAATGTCTGATAAattgggaaggaaaaaatatgGAGTCAGTAAAACAGTGGGCTCTCTAAAGCTGAAGGGCAGGTATAATTGGAGTGTGCTTAAGTGTATTAGAAGGCTAACAGCTAAGGTCATAGTGCAATGGGAGTTGATTTCAGATGTGTAGCCAATCTGTGTGAAGATGAGATACAGGGTACAGCCACAGAAGTACAGGAACAAGTTTAAACAGTCTGATTTgtgatacagcagtgaacagCTGAACCTAATAGGGAAGGCATTCAATAAACAGATGAGCTATATGTTTTTCCTCAGTGTTTTTGTAGCCCACACCTCTACTTTTCATATACCTGAAAATCTCCCATTCACCCCTTACGtgttaattaaaatttcaaaattaagtatgattaaaattaatgaaagcaatagtaattttagaaggaaaaaaatttattcagATGACATGATAGCCATGTCACTGTTAAGCCTGAACTTTTCTTTCCTGGGTGGTGTAAAAGGTTCAAGAAAACAAGCTACTTTTAATAACACTCTTGCGGTGTTTTCTCTCCAGAGCTagatatatcaaaacattaaaaaattaaaaagtttttaaaggtgTAAGGAGCAAATGGAATAACGAATAAAGCTTTTTCATCTGTTTAGTCATTTTATACCCAAGTTTCTCTAGAGTATTTATCTGGAAGTTTCTAGTCAAAATAATTAGACTTTGAGTTTCACAAACTCCTCTTGAAGCTCTTTCAGTGAGGCCTGCACATCAGTATGAAACACATTCTTTCCAAAAGCTAGCACAGGTAGATTTTAAGAACAAGCTCAGGAGAACATCACTCAAAATAATTCCAagtatttcacttttttccttcaAATGACATTCATGAATCTGGTCCTTGAAAGACTAGTCAAGAAAATTAGACATTTTTTAGCATTAGTTTGCTCATACATACATATGCTATATTCTTATGTCTATTTTTGGCAAGTTTTGACGTTCATTATGAAATGAACAGCGAAATTGGTGTTTGCCTCTTGACATTTCAATGTCTATGTATTTTAAGCTTCAGTGTGTTAAAACTCTGCTGAAAAATTTTAACTTTGGAAATGTTCAAGTATAGattctttttcattgttcttcCAACCTTGGGGTTGTTCTGTCCATGAGTTCAGCagaatccatttttctttgaCAACCAAGAAACTTCAATATGTAACAGAAAACATGGAATGGCATTTAGATCTTCAAAAAGCAGGGCAAACTGGAACGGATGTACTGTTTCTCACAATGGTCTATGCTGACAGCAAGGCTGAAGATTTCCAGTAGGTTATGGGTTATCAGTGAAAGTTGACGCTTGGTTGTGACAGCTGCAGTATATCTTGAATCCCAGTTTTCTTCAATCTTTGCCAAAAACCCAAATTTAACACAGTTTGCTGTAGTGCCATTAatatttactgctataaattttcctccagCTCAGTTCATTTGATACAGCTGCAAGTGTTTGGTGGTCAAGTAGTAGGCTCACAAAAACAGCACGTACAGTTTTGAAAGCCTTATTCTGAATGTAAGCAAAGTACAGTTTTCTTCATCAGTAGATTCATCTCGACTAACAGCAATGAAGGATgagccgatttttttttttttttttgagacagagtctagctttgttgcccaggctggagtacagtggcgcaagggcatcttggctcactgaaagctccgcctcctgggttcatgccattctcctgcctcagcctcctgcgagCTGATATTTTTTAAGATCTGAAGTTTGATACATTCAGTCATTAATTCAGAGTTAAGACTGCAGAAGTAGATGAAGAAATTCTGGAATTCTTTATTTGTGGCAGCACTCAGAATGCAAAGTTTCACaagtttctccatttttttctcctttgcaattAAAAGGGCTATTTAATATTAAGCTTTCATGGCTTTGAAGATTCCTGTGAATATTTCAATGCTGTCCAGTCTTAAAGCTGCAGAGAATCGGGCTTTGCAGAACACTCCACTGTTTTTAATGGCATGAATTCAGCAGTGTTTGGCATGGTGTCACTGCCCAACACTTTCAGATAACTCAAACTGAAGAAGTTGACCCTATCTTCTGCATAATAACATGAATATATACTTGCGAAAagcctcaaaattttttttttggctgccaTTTTTAGCTACCTCAAAGGAGATAACAGAAAAACAAGGAGTACTGATGATGGAAGCATCTGGTCCCTCTTGCAGAGTGATGAATGATTTTATTGGTGGCAGCTGGGTGGCAGGACAATCCAGGCATCCAGTTATGCCTGAGCCCCAATAAGTgaaatctttgttcattttctttttgtataccCGTCTGCTTCCTAAAACCTGACACCATTTAGTGGTGCCCTTGGTCATATCTAAATGATCTTACTTTCATAATCCTTTGATTCTAGCTTGCAGAGTCAAGACGAACTCTAACTCATGGGATGGACAAACTGGAAGATGTAAAATAAGTAAGGCTTTCTGGGTCAAAAAGCGTCTTTTTACccaaaaccaaattttaaaagaacattgacCTCAAAACAATAACACTGTCCTGGTTATGCAATAGAAATAgctatataaatgtaatcatatccTTAATGAACAACTCCTGTGGCTACCCAACTTTTCACACCTTATTGATTATAGGCCTTGCTGTGAATGCTTTCTTGCTCTATCTGAAGTATTCCCACCAAAGAGCTGTTTCCAACTTTATTTCCTATATTATGAAAAATGAAGTTTTTTCAACATTGTAACAAAGTATATGATAATGTATACTATATTAAATAAACCATTATACAAAAATAGTTCCTTTTACTGTTAACTATTATTATGATTTTGGTCAGTAAAATTCTAAATCATGCAACTATAATTTACATGTTTACCAATGGAAGGAAGTGACAATTAACTGCATAAAGAATGAAAGAGACAGcggggcacaatggctcacgcctgtaatcccagcactctgggcggccgaggtggggggattacgaggtcaagcgattgagaccatcctcgccaacatggtgaaaccctgtctatactaaaaatgcaaaaattagctgggcgtggtggtgtgcacctgtagtcccagctactcgggaggctgaggcaggagaatagcttgaactcgggaggagtaggttgcagtgagccgagatcgcaccattgcactctagcctggcgacaagtgagactccatctcaaacaaaaaaaaaaaaaaaaaaaaaaaaaaaattgtgtcttaACTGTGCACTTAtcaatatttactataaaatGGGGGAAGGGGATGATGATAAAAGTTAGCAGaggagggccgggcacggtagctcatgcctgtaatcccagcactttgggaggcccaggtggtggatctcctgaggtcacgagttcgagaccagcctggccaacatgacgaaaccccgtctctactaaaaatacaaaaattagctgggcatggtggtgcgtgcctgtaatcccaactactagatgtgctgaggcaggaagatcacttgaacctgggaaacagaggttgcagtgagccgagttcgtgccatTGTACttttgcctgggcaacagaatgagacaccatctcaaaaaaaaaaaaaaaaaaaaaaaaaaagttagcagagGAATGGAAGGTTCTCTTTTTTCCTCAGCTTCAGTGTACTAAGACCCAGAAGCATAGGACATAAGTTTTTTCCATGGGATAATTTAGTTATTACCTTGGGTGAAAACATGGTGCTAGGATTTGTCCTTAAAGTCAGATTAGTGTAACAGAGGTAGCAGTGATTTATGGTTAGATTTGTGTCTTAACTGTACACTTACCAATATTTGCTATAAAATGGGGGCAGGGGGTGATAATATCTACTATATGAAGCCTGTAGGACAGTGttctgtgtttgtgttttgaCTGCAACTCAAAGTAAGCAATATATTTTTAGACtaagtatacacatgtatatatataacttaaaagTTTCATAAAGCAATACTTACCCTTACTATGTCCCTGTGttctaatattttctcttatttcatttTGAGGTAATGCTAGGCGTgacccatttattttattttaagacccactaggctgggcgcggtggctcaagcctgtaatcccagcactttgggaggccgagacgggcggatcacaaggtcaggagtttgagaccatcctggtgaacacggtgaaatcccgtctctactaaaaaatacaaaaactagccgggcgaggtggcggcgcctgtagtcccagctactcgggaggctgaggcaggggaatggcgtaaacctgggaggcggagcttgcagtgagctgagatccagccactgcactccagcctgggcgacagagcaagactccgtctcaaaaaaaaaaaaaaaaaaaaaaaaaaaaaaagacccactaATTGGTCAAAAACacaatttgaaaaccactgctataGGAGAACaagaggaaatacattttataaactgtaaagcaCTACTAAGATGTGAGCAACTGCTGCTGAATATCCAGGTCAACCTTTATGGGCCTGAAGACAACCTCTCTTTCGTGTAGGCACTGCCAGGAGTCAAATCTACCTACACTTGTGGTAAGGAAGATGGTACTCACTGTCATTGAGACAATTTTCTAATGCTTAGAAGTCAAGACTAGAAAGCAAGGCATTAACCATATCAGCACCCAAACAAGGGAAGACAAGTTACAAGAAAGCCAAAtaaaacagcaaacatttgtttAGTGCTTTATGGTTAACATATGTGATCTCTTTTAATCCTTACAATCCTAGGGAAAAAGTGAAGCTCAAGGAGGGTGACACCTGCCCAAGACTAGacagtaagtggcaaagccaggtcACCTGATCCTAAATCCTGCACTCCTTCCACTATGATAAAATACCAGGAAAGAAAAGTGATCAGGATATGAGGCACATTCTGATCCATCAAAGATGCTTTGCCTTGCTCTAGAAGGAAAACGGATCCTACTCAAGGTAGGATGCAATCCCAGACTTTCAGAGGAGGGTGTGGCCAGTTGCTACCAGTAGTCTAGGACTCACACCTGGCATTTCTGTCTACCAATACATCTATTTTGACACTGTTTGTGCTGAGGTCCCAAATGTCTATTATCTCCAAGTACTGTGGCTTTCTATTCCTATCTGTACCTGTCCCAGGGACTTGATCAAGGACTCACATTAGAGAGAAATGAAGTACTGGGTATCTGTCACTCGTGTCCCGCGCACTTAGGTAGACAAGACAGTATTAGCAGTAGTGGTCCGCTTCCAGTGACCGTCATATTATTTGTTCAGCTTCCTCTGGGGAAGCCAATCTGCCCCAGCCTTCATGGTTTTGTGTCTCCTTTTTTACCCATATGACCATCTCTCTCCACTGTGTCTCCCTCATCAAATAAAGAGTTTAGCAACTAAGTAGCTGAGGCAGTGGGAAAGGAATGCTACACATTCCCCAGCTCTCCTAGTTACCTTTCCACTCCCTTCAGCCCCCCACATTCCCTCATTTCTCTCACCTGGTACTCCTGAACCACCTCCTCCAAAGGCACCACGCTGTGGTGTTTGTGGCTCCTGGATTCTCGGCACACCACACAGATGGCCTCTTTGTCCACCTCACAGAAGAGTTTCAGGGATTCCTGGTGTTTGAAGCACATGCCCTATCATTACTCCGGTACCCCCGACAAGGAGTGGGGCACATCTGGCGAATTATGTGGACCATGTTAGCCAGCTGCAAGTTGGGACGAAAGCTGCGACGTGTAAAGCTCTTTCGGCACTGGGGGCAGGTGAACTGCCCTGGAAGGGGCGAGGAAGGAGACGGGTGGATGTCAGGATACAGCTCTTCATCTTCGTCCTCATCGTATGCTTCCAGTATTTCTTCTTCTCGGTAGACATCAATTCTCAGGTCAGGTCTCAAGCCTCCTAGGTAATAGTCCtgatcttcctcttcttcttcctcctggtCCCACATATGGTCTACGTTGTCCCAATTAGTTATACCACTGTCACCGAGCCAGAGTTCACCGTCCTTTTGGTCTTGGAACAACTCTTCGTCAGCATTCCCTCGATACAACACCTCTCGAATGGAGCCGTCCCATCCATCCACGGCCCCACCGCTTccccgtcctcctcctcctcccattcATCTTCCTCTTCGTTCTGGTCCTCCTCGTCCTTCTTACCCCACAGCTGGGTCACACACCCTCGGCAGAAGTTGTGCCCACAGCTGATGGACACGGGGTCCTTGAAGTAATCCAAGCAGATGGCACACACCGCTTCCTCCTGAAGGGTCTGCATGGGGCTGGGAGTAGTGGCATAACCAGCCATCTTAATGCCTGCGGCAGGTGTAGATACCTCAGCTTGGAGCTGCGGAGCGGGGACGCGCCTGCAGGCCTGCCTCCAGACTACTCTGGTGAGCCGAGGCAGTCCTCAACCTTGCTCTTCTTCCTCGGGCCCGCAGGGGAGCTTTGATCCCCTCTCTCAGGGTGCGAACGCCCAGATCCAGACTGAGCCTCTCTCTGGGATCGGTGGGGACAGACCAGGCTGCAGCCCCCCGCTGCTCGGTCCTGTCACGTCTCTCGCTACCCTCAGGGTGTGCCCTACACTGCGGCGTCCGCCTCAAACGCAGCCGCCAGCTACCCGGCCCGAGGCGACGCAAAATGACGTCTCGCTCACGCACACGCTCGGGAGAGACGCTCTAGGCTGGCGGAGGACCACGTCTCTATGGTGCGCCAGGAGCCGCGCCGGCCGGGAGTTGGGTGAGCTGGGGGGCGCCCGCGCCCGCGCGCCGCCCGCCCTAGCTGGGCTAGTGCTGCACATTCCAGCCAGCCCCCTCCCCAAGACCCCATTCCCAATTCCCTTCTCAGCTCCCTCGGGCCGGCAGGGCGGCTCTGATCAGGTAAGCGGCGGACGCCGGGAAGCGGCCCGGCTTGGGAGAGGTggtttggttggttggctggttCTGGATGGGGGGGTCAACCCTCGAGCGGGACTGGGTATCCGAGCTGTTGTCCGGCCTGAGCGGGAGCCCCGGGAAGTTTAGAGGGAAGGGGTATAAATCTCTCCGGGAAGCCCCGCCCGGGCCGGGGCCGAGTTGGTCCAAGGCGGTGGGGAAGCTTCGGACACCACCCTGGTGCTGTCCCCTGTCCCGCCGTCCGCGCTTGGGGTGCCTTGGCGGGGATCCGGGTGCCGCACTGGGAGGCCCTGCCGCCCGGGAGGCTCGGATCCGGGGCGCCCAGTGCCCCCCGCTGTCTTCCGGGAGTCGCCGGGCCGCAGCTCCACGCAGGCCTCGGACGCAGCCTCCCGGCGCCCAGGCCTGTTTCTGCTTGTGGGGCCGCGGCTGCGCAGTATTGCGGCGTCTCCCAGCAAAGCTGCGCCCCGGGCGTGGGTCCCCTGAGGGGGCCGGGGCTCAAGTTCCCCTTGGTTCTGCCGCCTGCGTCGGGGTAGGGGTTCCGAGTTCCAGCCCTGAGCTCTGTGAGCTCGGCCGGGAGGGGGCTGGATTTGGGACCACACTTCCTCACCGCCGTGGGTTAGACTTAGTTTGAGAGCGGCTGGCCCTTCCTTCCTGTCCCGGTGTTCTCCGCTGTCTGTTATGCTCTTTATTCCtgcctggggagggagggctgggggcgCCATCTGGGTCTGTTTTCTACCCCAGCGGGGCCCTAGGACAGTGTCATTTAGACACCACTCTGTCACCTTTCCTGGAGAGGGGCCCTGATCCAGGGCTgagatttttttgagatggagtctggctgtcgcccaggctggagtgcagtggcgcgatctcagctcactgcaagctccgcctcccgggttcacgccattctcctacctcagcctcccgagtagctgggactacaggcgccgccaccacgccctgctaatttttttgtatttttagtagaaacggggtttcaccgtgttagccaggatggtttcgatctcctgatgtcgtgatctgcccgcctaggcctcccaaagtgcgggctGAGAGATCTTACAGTGTGAGGGGGAATGAGGCCTTCGGGAAAGGCTTCTCAGGGGTTGTCTCCTTCTGTCTTCTGTCTCTCCAGGTAGGGACAGAACCAGGTCAGGCCTGGGCTTGCAGTCCCAGAGAACAGAGGATGGAGATGGGGGCTGGTACTCATGGGCTCTGTGTATGCCTTCTATGGCCTGGTTCTGTGTATAAATGTTCCACCCCAGTGCTGAGGGCCAAGACATCCCCTTGGCCTTGGTGCTGGGGGCATCCTGGGGCAAGGAGTGTAGGCAGAACTCCTGAAAGTTGGAGATTTGGGGAAATTGTGTCACCTCCCTTTTAGACTCCTGTAGCCCcctgcagtggcaagatctcagcccacagcaatctccacctcctgggctcaagcagtcctcccacttcagcctctggaatagctgggaacacaggcatgcaccaccactccaggctaattttagtttttgtagagaccgggtttcgtcatgttgcccaggctaaagtgccgTGGCTATAGTCTCAATTATTGCACACTaccacctcaaactcctaggctcaagtgatcctcctgcctcagcctgcagagtagctgggactacaggcatgtaccaccatgcttgacttaaccattcttttttagattttttttttttttttgagacagggtcttgctctgttgcccaggccaaatgcagtggtgtgatcatggctcactgcacccttgatccctgggctcaggtgaacctcctgcctcagcctcccaagtagctgggactacaggtgtgcattaccacattgggctaatttttattttatttttttgtcgagatgaggtcctgctatgttgcccaggctagtcttgaactcctggtttaagcagtcctgtctcagcctcacaaagtgcaggaattacagacctgagccactatgctcagccccatacaaggttttttttttttttttttttacctgccCTTCAGTAAGAAGTACATTGCACATACTGATCCAATACAGACCTGCATATatataacagaaacaaaatttcTGCAAACTCTTCTTTCCCTTATGACATCCAAGGCACtctgatattttatttcagtaaaatgCTGTTGAAGACCCACGGACATGACTGCACCCCTCACTAACTGATCACTGGTTTGGGGAGGAACACCAATGTCCCAGTGGAACCTTGAGAACACCTTGgagtcctcctcttcctctctggaCCTGAGCCAAACTGTGAGTGGCACAGAGCAAGGACCATATGTATTCTGTTCACTGTTGCATTCTCAGTTCATTGACCACAGTGCCAAGCACACAGTGAGCACTCCCTGTGTATCTGCTGAGTA is a window from the Rhinopithecus roxellana isolate Shanxi Qingling chromosome 3, ASM756505v1, whole genome shotgun sequence genome containing:
- the TRIM52 gene encoding LOW QUALITY PROTEIN: tripartite motif-containing protein 52 (The sequence of the model RefSeq protein was modified relative to this genomic sequence to represent the inferred CDS: inserted 2 bases in 2 codons), whose translation is MAGYATTPSPMQTLQEEAVCAICLDYFKDPVSISCGHNFCRGCVTQLWGKKDEEDQNEEEDEWEEEEDGEAXGAVDGWDGSIREVLYRGNADEELFQDQKDGELWLGDSGITNWDNVDHMWDQEEEEEEDQDYYLGGLRPDLRIDVYREEEILEAYDEDEDEELYPDIHPSPSSPLPGQFTCPQCRKSFTRRSFRPNLQLANMVHIIRQMCPTPCRGYRSNDXGMCFKHQESLKLFCEVDKEAICVVCRESRSHKHHSVVPLEEVVQEYQFVHPMS